The Ipomoea triloba cultivar NCNSP0323 chromosome 4, ASM357664v1 DNA segment ttatttattacggagtattatttttacatatatacgACTTTTGAATTGGCATCTCCAGTTCTCCACTGAGGTTGGACTAATTTAAGGATGTGTGTTAAAAATcatgaaaatgacttctagaaaatgagtcatttttcagaaaatattttcattttcagtaTTCGGTCGCATTTCAGAAAACTGTCTTGGTATGTTtaattcattttctagaaaatgagcagatcataattgtataattaaacattttaattgttttgtttagaatataacaacatttataatataatataaatggtgttataataataataataataataataataataataataataataataataataataataataataataataataataataataagatggGGTGGAGATTTCCCCGCATTAAGCATTATTGACCAAGGCATCttttattgtattattgtttGCAAATGCACACTACACACGATTTCTAGaagtattaatatattatgattcatgTTGAATCTGATTCCTTAACATATTGGAATTTCTCAGAATATGGTTTGGTTTTTTCCTTACATTTTGGTGTGAAGAACTATGAGGTATAGTAGGCGGAGGGGTTGGGAATCAAGGCATCAAAATTTTGGAACAGGTCCTTTCACTACTGGCTTGTTTCTTGATTTTGATTTcagaatataataaaaacaagaaaatgacacttttaatCTCTTAAGGATGTGAAATTAATCTCTTATGTATATTTAGTTCTAGTGAATTGAAGTGGCCAATTTGGCCCATGTCATTAAGGTTTCATTAAAACCTTAGTAATTAAATCGAtcattttatttagaatttaggatgtgtttggaagcccggaaaatgatttccggaaatcattttccgggcttggGCTGTTTGGCAACCACTgaaaaacccagtcaacggaaaatgatttccgttgactggggaaaacaagctcattttggcggaaaatgacttccgcaaaaattgggcggaagtcattttccgccgtTCAATTCTCTTACGCAAGCCGAAAATTTCTTACGCAAATCCGACGTTTCCGCTGGAAAACCAGAGATGCTCTGATTTAAACAGTTACGCAAATGCTGttgtatttaacgaaatttaaactattttgttgatagaagacaaaaaatggtcatgtcataataatactaggatcaaaagttgatgttttgataaaaaatgactaaaagtggattgtcaacCATAattctaggacaaaaaatggaattaactctttctgtacataacgtacattattttagagtacatacTTCATGGTCTATAGTAAAGTTTACCTCCATAATGTTATGTCAACCATGAACCATGACATAAATTGCCAATTTTGTCATTgcccaaataaataaaattgtgtcgTTACAGGATGCAATTTTATATCATGTGTCAAATCCAAATGATCCATCCTATCCGATAGTGAACATCGGTAACACCAATATAATGTAGCTAAGTGAATGCCGGcaacataataaattaataattgaagaTACAATATGACATCGACAAAACCAGCCTACCAATGCCagatcactttttttttggatttacaACTTAAAGGTATGTAGTAATGTTTCGTTGTGCATCATGTCATGTTGGTATTTGCTGAGCTAGAGTTAGGCACATATTAAAAAACTTAGCATAAATTGGTATGTTATGTGttcattttgatatattaatttgtgtgaattattttttttatttagattaaGTTAAAGTAGATTCAAACTCTCTTAATTGAATTTTAGTGAGCTCAAATGCCGACCTCTTGAGTCATTCCTTGGACTACTTAAACATCACTTCCCTGATCACTGTCTAGGGTGTCTTGTCGCCACTTTACACATGTTGTCATTGACTTGACTCGCATGTACATGTAAACTACATTAGCCTTGTTAGACAACCTTCGGCACATGTCCGACTTCCAAGCTTATAAATATCCATTTCCTAAAAGCATCCCAATAGTTTATATTTTAGCATTGATTTTTACATGTCAGgtaagaaataaaagggaaagagaagaagaaaaaagagggggaaaaaaaaaggaaaaagcaaaTCTGACGCAAAAAGGGGGTGAGGGTGGGAGCAAAGCAAAGCAGTTAACACGTCAGTTGTATGCACTAGAGTGTGCGTGCGTCAAACGCGCAGCACTACACATCTCTTCTGTTGTTTCTCTCTCTTATGGGACCGACAAAAAAACAAGTCATGCAAGAGGAACCAAACAGTACacatgcacatgttcatgatcaCAATTCGTTCGTAAACAACAAataatctatattcacaaacaaTAACTGCTTGTtcaataaatgaacactaaacgagcttgctTATGAGCATTATTAAACGAATACAAACGAACTTGCTTAAGAGCATTATTAAACGAatacaaacgagcttgttcaccaACTCTTAACAAAAGAATTTATAATTGTTCAGATTCTGTTCGTTTATGAACTGAactctaaaatttgttcatttatgtttgttaCCTTAATAAACAAACACTTACGGAATACAAACACAAGTAATTTATCGAAAATTCTATTCACTAATACACTCCTACATATAATCCTTGTCTATTTACGCTATCAGATTCTAATTTCACATTTAGAAGAATCTAACCAacttgttaaaattttaaactacaTCAAAGTTGAATTGTAGTGACCCCCAAGGTCCCAATTGATATTATCCTATTACTTATGATTACTTCACATTAGAGACAAAAGAAAATACtagaaaaatgaaatgacaacAAATGTTACGCCGTTTCCTAGTTATGTGTCAAGATCATCTAAGCATAGGCGTAAACGGTTATGAACattattattgattatataatcataaaattttgatttttttttaatcaagaaaGAGGAAAACtcaaagaaaaacaacaaaacatcAACACAAACCCCCGGAAGGGATTTTCCGTTGAAATCTAACACCAATATGATCCTCCTGAATCAAATCTGGCAGCCCATGCAGGGCTTCACTCAGCATAATGAGCCCAAGCAGAGTCAAAAGAGCTTGCTTGGCCAAGGCATCGGCTAGCCTATTTTACTCACGATAAATATGCgaaatcataaaattttaaatttggctGGTCATGAaaattatctatttattttcttgatttgagctgatAAGTTATAAACAACATATGCTGCTGTTGTTTTTTAATGGTCCTTTATCAGTCAGAATTAAAAGTTTCAAAACACacttaaataataattgtggatttttctataaatcaaagtttatgaacattattattacaaatttaattttttaaaaatgcagcAAACAGCAAATGCAAACGTCACAACATCACTGATATTCTCATAGTTTTACTTGAACTACCAATGGGATGTATGCCTTGTTTGGCCCCCCAAAAATGCGCATCGACACCACGTCGACGATAAGAAAAAAACAGGGCAATTATTTGACTTTACTAACTCCCTTATGAAACAGCGCCTTGCTGACTCAGCCCCGTTGATTCTATATGGATAAAGCTTGGCTTTTGTTGTCAGAAatacaatattaaattttaatgttaaatATTATACTCTGTAtcaaataatattgtaatactaCGTAACTAAAAAGCGATAAAtactgtatttatttatttatttatttatttatatttgtgaatagataaatgaataataactaaagaccttgtggtctagtggtacccaGTTTACAATTTCACATGGATGAGAATGGGTTTAAGTTTCAGTGGAGTCAACCGTGCACTCCTTGTGCAAGCTCTAAATATGTAAAATCactaaatcaaatcaaataaaaaaattcattggaTTGAAATCAGAGTAACATTGTCATAATCAATCTGAGATTGATTCAGAATAGAACGCCCAATCTAACCCTAATTAACATCAAAATATACACCACCGATACCAAAACCTAACCGCCAAATCCATACAAAGTGCAGCCCTGTCTCTTGAGAGCATACACGACATCCATGCGGTGACCATCTTTCGGCGAGCGTGGTCAGTGGCGAATGACGCTCTCAAGGAAGATCTTGAGGACGCCGTGAGTCTCCTCGTAGATGAGGCCGGAGGTACGCTTCACTCCACCACGGCGAGCTAGACGGCGAATGACCGGCTTCGTGATGCCTTGGATGTTGTCCCGGATTGAGGACCTTACGGAGTTACGGTGTCATTTCGCTCTTCCCTTTCAAAAACCCTTATTACCGCCTTTTCCACGCCCATACATCTTTGGAAAATCCTTCTCTTCTAAGCTAAGAAAATCTGACCTTTCAAAGGTTTTTGATTGCTCTGTATctttacatatttatttgataACACATGGGGTTGATTTATCTATGAAATTTTTTAGAAGtaaaatttaatcaaataaaagatATTATAAAAAGCTATATAATCATCAATGTAAATATCAGGTCACAGTACACAAGGAAACATATAAGATTATTTTAAAAGGAGTatgaaagtttttaaaaaaaaaaaaaaattataatacaatggTGTTAGTTAATTTGATATCATGGCCTAACATATAACCATGAGTCAAGTTTGTGTTGATTCAACTTGAAGATGCAAAGGaacaatgaatataataatgtatataaaagaCCTTAATTTGATGGGCTCAGGGCCTTCAAAGCTAAGAATATTGGAATGATATTCCAAAATGTCTTGCTTCAGAAATCATATTTATACATACTATTTTGGAGTTACATTGTACAAATTGATTTCAAATAGGATGACCCCACGTACGTGCCGTTCTCTATACATGTATTTACCACGATATGTTTTGAGGCGCTTTAACGCATTATTAGTTGAGCATAACCAAATTTGATGTTATTCTAGCCATTGGGTACGTTTGGATAGATGTGGCTGAGCTACCAAGTCGGCTCATAGCTATCCAATTTCACTGAGTCCTATGTcttgttaattatattatccCACCGAACTATTAGGTCAACTAGCTGACCTGAACACGAGACTTGGTGCAGACTCCCCGGACAAATGGAACAAAAATAATACAGcgtgaaaaagaaaaggagaagatTGTGAGTTCCATTAGAGGAAGCAATATAAAAAGGTGACGCCGGTTAAAGTTTAGATGTCATCTAGTTCGCACAGAAATTGATCGCTCTTTGAATGCTTTGAATATAGCATGCAATCTCAATTGTGGTGCAACAATAGTCTAATAGCCGCCTCAGCTACATTAACCTTCCTTATAACACCACCACCAAAATCAAgtctaaatatttaatttattcaatatacattctcaaataataattatatgtttttttgtcacgcaacaaaaatatttaattttacattaccATATAAAAGAGTCATTACATGCTATTTGAGTGCAAGATGCTTGACACATTAATCTTGATAAATGTCAAATATGgccttaattatttaatatggattcatataactttaaaaaaaaaaaaaaacttaaaaacaaaCTTGCCCAACCCACTCCATATGTCTGATCTTCTGTCCTCCACTGCGTTGCCGCAAGCAATCAGCAGACTGCAGGCCATTAAAAGTCCGCCACGTCAATGCATTCCTTCTTTAATTGCTAGTATGAAAGgataaaaatgtgaaaatgaaaTATCCACGTGAAAAAAACAGGGAAAAGAAATATCAAGTTTATCTATTAACTATACAATCCATAATTTTCTTCTATATAACATTATCCATATGACACATGGCATTATGTTGCAAACTCCCATTCtttctaaaaaagaaattatcCTCCCttctaaatttacatttaacCAAGATATAGCAATAAAAATCTTTGTATTATAAATTGATTGTGTATTATGagttaaaaatattcaaatttttgaataaatatcATGGACAAGCATGCCACACAGAGTCTTTCTATTGTCAACACTCTCTTTATCGAGTCCATCACATAAGATCTTTCTAATTAATTTACTCTGTTATATGGTTTATCCTTATTGAGTTTTTCTCGTCTCGAATTTAGTAAATTATATACAAAATCATTtaatctgttcataactacaaagagtcagtattgactccattGAAGCTCAAACCTACAACCTCCTCATATGAGAGAACAACTTGGTACCGCTGAACTAAAATGTCCTTAGCcattataattaacaaattgagtgaatcaaataaagttatatcaaaaataaatattaagatGTAAAATTATTGATCCTTGGACATCATATGACCCTTGGGTTGGGGCAAATGATATTAGCGTGGCATGGTCACTTTTTGTGTAGTATATTCTTATATCCTttctttgtattaaaaaaaaggtgaattcttaaataaaaaaaatcaaattaaaagctGTCAATTTCAAAGGCACATTAGCCAACAATAATTGATGAAGTCTACCTCGTTTAAGTCATCTTAaagcaaattaaataataaaaagaaaacaaaaataagttGAAAATGCAGCACAAGTGTATTCTATccaaaaaaaagtttgaagcGATGAAACGTCGCCGCATGAAAGGTTAGTTAATTGCGTCATCCAGTGGCCCCCGGAGGGCCTATAAATCCGCGCCATTGCAACTGATCCCAAGCACTCCCAAAGCGAAGCAGAACACGGCCTGTGAACTCTGTCTACGTGCTTTTATCTCCCAATTTTGTGCATTTCTCTCTGTTCCCCtaccttctctctctctctcccatcTGTTCGTTCGCCTTTCTTTCCAATACATTCTTTAATTTCCCGTCTTCTCCTTTTCCTCATTTTCCATCTCCACCCAGACACCATGTGTGGAATCTTGGCCGTCTTGGGTTGCTCCGACGACTCTCAGCGCAAGCGGGTCCGCGTTCTCGAGCTCTCTCGCAGGCAATttcatttctctctcttttttctctctctctttttcttcgTTTTCAAGATTTTCTGGGGAATTTAATGGGGCGTGATCGTGTGAACAGGTTGAAGCACAGGGGACCGGATTGGAGTGGGCTATTTCAGCACGGGGATTTTTACTTGGCGCACCAGCGCCTGGCGATCATTGATCCCGCCTCCGGCGATCAGCCTCTGTTTAACGAGGATAAGAAGATTATTGTGACGGTGAGGGGACTCTCGGGTTGATCGTGAATTCGTAATTCTTTCGTTgaatgaatgtttttttttttgggttttatatAAATAACGACGTGTTTGGAGATATAGGTTAATGGAGAAATCTATAACCATGAGGAGCTGAGGAAGAGTTTGCCGAACCACAAGTTTTTCACCGGTAGCGACTGTGATGTCATTGCGCATCTTGTGAGTTGCTAAACTAAATCATCTAATTTGATAGAAAGAACCCTAAATCATCTAGTTCGGGCAACACAGCTAAGTTGGTCGGACTATTGACTTATAATCATAATGTTATAAATTTCTCCCAACGAGGGCTGACCTTATTAATTTGAACCAGTTGAAGTGACCGTGGGTTCCCTTGTcactcaaaagaaaaagaaatcatcTAATTTAATAGAAAGAACCCTAAAAAGAGCAAAAAGATTGGATTTTGATGTCAACCCCTGGCTTTGTTTTGTTCAGTATGAAGAACATGGAGAGAACTTTGTGGACATGCTGGATGGGATGTTTTCTTTCGTTTTACTGGACACTCGTGACAACAGTTTCCTAGTTGCTCGTGATGCTATTGGGATTACTTCCCTCTATATTGGCTGGGGGCttgatggtatatatatataccttcttAAGTTCTTCATAAAGTGTTTGCAAAAAGCCTGGGTTTTGATCAATTTGTGTGTTTGCTTTTAACTCAGGTTCTGTTTGGGTGTCCTCTGAACTGAAGGGCTTACATGACGATTGTGAGCATTTTGTGGCGTTTCCACCAGGACACCTGTACTCTAGCAAGTCCGGTGGCCTCAGGAGGTGGTACAATCCTCCATGGTTCTCAGAGGCTATCCCTTCAGCTCCTTATGAGCCCTTGGTTCTAAGGCGTGCCCTCGAAAACGTGAGACTAATTTTAGTTTGGGTTGGAGAGAAAGAATGGTTAAAAAATGTGTATACTGAAGAATTTATGTTGTGGAAAAAATTGATGCAGGCTGTGATCAAGAGGTTGATGACTGATGTGCCTTTCGGGGTTCTTCTTTCGGGAGGGCTCGATTCATCCCTGGTTGCTTCTATCACGGCTCGCTACTTGGCTGGCACGAAGGCTGCTAAGCAATGGGGAGCTCAGCTGCATTCCTTCTGTGTTGGCCTGGAGGTCTGTCTCGAGGAACCAAAATAAGTAAGTTGATGTGTAGTTCTTGATACTAATTTCTTGTTTTTGTGCCTTACAGGGATCTCCAGATCTGAAAGCCGGGAGAGAAGTTGCTGATTATCTGGGAACTGTTCATCATGAGTTCCACTTCACAGTTCAGGTATGGAAAAAGCAAAGCAACATAGTTGAATTGGAGATCGAGTTgagatatatacatatatatattgtgttgtgTAGAGTCTAAGGTTTATAACATGTTGCAGGATGGGATTGATGCAATCGAGGATGTTATTTACCACGTCGAGACTTATGACGTGACGACAATCAGGGCAAGCACGCCCATGTTCCTAATGTCGCGCAAGATCAAGTCACTTGGAGTGAAGATGGTGATCTCTGGTGAAGGATCTGATGAAGTTTTTGGGGGCTACTTGTACTTCCACAAGGCACCCAACAAGGATGAATTCCATCGTGAGACTTGTCGAAAGGTAGCCAAGGTTAAAGGCAGGtatttttttggttgaaattagAAGGCGGTTTCTAACATGGTGTTGTGCTGTTTATGCAGATAAAAGCCCTGCACCAGTATGATTGCCTGAGAGCAAATAAGTCAACATCTGCTTGGGGGTTAGAAGCCCGAGTCCCGTTTCTGGACAAGGAGTTCATCAATGTTGCCATGAACATTGACCCTGAATGGAAGATGGTAAGAACTAAGAATTGCATCCAAATCCAATACGGGACGCGATTATATCAGTATATATGTTACCTGGTTTACTTACTCTATCTGAACTATTCTCCGTTTGATTTCAGATAAAACCCGAGGAGGGGCGGATGGAGAAGTGGATTCTTAGAAGGGCTTTTGATGATGAAGAGCATCCCTACCTCCCAAAGGTCTTGAGAAAAATATCTCCCAATTTTGTCCATTAATGATTGGAGATGGTTAGTTTCACATCCACTGACACAAgatgtgttttgtttttgatttctTGCAGCATATTCTGTACAGGCAGAAGGAGCAATTCAGCGATGGCGTGGGGTATAGCTGGATCGATGGGCTCAAAGCTCACGCGGAGGAGCATGTGACCGACAAAATGATGCTCAACGCTGCACATATCTTCCCTCACAACACCCCGACTTCCAAGGAAGGTTACTATTACAGAATGATCTTCGAGAGGTTCTTCCCACAGGTAAAACCACACGATTATCAGTTATCTCGATGCAAGAATTCGATTTGAGTCTTACCCGTTGCTTACATATGTTGCAGAACCCGGCTAGTCTTACTGTTCCGGGAGGGGCCAGTGTGGCATGCTCCACAGCCAAGGCAGTGGAGTGGGACGCTTCTTGGTCCAAGAATCTTGATCCGTCTGGCAGGGCTGCTATCGGTGTACATAATTCTGCATACGAGAACCAACGGGCTGCTAATGGGAATTTGGCGACAACGAAGATTATTGACAACGTGCCGAGGATGATGGAAGTGGCTGCAGCTCCAGAGCTCACAATATGGAGCTAACATTGTTGGGATTGTGTGAGATGCTTTGGGTCTCTTCTCCATGTTATTGTGGAGGGTTTGTAGCCTATCTTTTAGATGTCGCGCTGCGGGCGTTGTGTTATTAGGTTGTGTAAAATTGTACCTTAAATAAGAGCAAGAGATCTTACTATCTGTCTGTCTTGTTCCTCCAAACAGTTCAATTGGAAACCCCCTCCTACTTTGTACTGGTTTTAAGGTTTCTGTCACCATTGATAATGCATAGTTTTATCTTTCTGTCAACTCTGTGGCCCTTGCTGCCTTCTAGCCCATCATTttgaacttttgcttgtccagCAGCACAACACATATCAGAATGCAATATGGGCCAATGCTATTAGAAGATCAAATCCAAACCTCAAATTAGAGGTAGTACTACTAAAGCAGGTTGGCCTGTCCCATTGCAGGCTTAACTTTTGGTGGGATTTTACAGGCCAGCCCGTGAAGCCCATAGGATAGGGTTCAAGTAACCTTAACCTGCCCCAGACATGTTGACGACTTGATGGGTCCTATGGGCTGGCCTGTTGGACAAATGTgcttaacattttttaaataggacaaaaaattataattaggcTTGTATTTTTGCGGTCCATAGTTTTTGTGGCCCTAACCTGCTTCACTGCGGGGATAAGGTTTCAACCCACTTTGACACCCCTAATTAGAGGTGATCACGAAACAGTTCAAAGTCAAATCAGCCCGGAACTAATCAGGCAAGATAGATTCAGGGGTCCaagttaaaaaagaaaagaataaatcaACATTGATATTTTGATTACCAATAACAAATATGGAACATTATCCATTTTGGACAGAGTTGAGCAAGCAACCTAAAACCAATGACTAATCTAAAACATTAATCACTTAGTTGAATACTCTAAACACTTTGACAATAATAACAAGGAACTTTATCCTATAAAGACTTGTGTAATATAATGAGTGGAAGAGACTCTCATCAGAAGAAAAGTCCAGTATAGAACAACTGATTCCAAGTATCAGGCAAGCCAGGAAGGCACCAATGGCTACAATCAGCAGAGTGGTCAGGGTTAGCCCTTTGCTCTGGGGTGAGATCCCCACTATATATTGAAGGGTGTGCATCTTTTCTCATGGCAGATAACAATGTTATGTCCAGCAAGAATGCAGGGTAACTCATGTTCCCTATCACTTCTTGTATCACCTTCATTTGGTCCGGGTATACCCCCGGGTATGCCCCGCCCGTCACCGCTGTCGGCGCCGTCTCCCCGTAACAGCTCTTCGATGCCGTCACCGTGCCCGCGCTCCATTCTCGGGGGCTGGCAAAAACCATGTCAGATCACATGTCACAATATTTAGTCAATACAGACTATCGGGTAATAGTTGTTGGCAAAAATCATGTCAGATCACATGTCACAATATTTAGTCAATACACACTATCGGGTAATAGTTGTTAGGAAAAATCATGTCAGATCACATGTCATAATATTTAGTCAATACAGACTATCGGGTAATAGTTGTTAGGAAAAATCATGTGATCACATGTCATAATATTTAGTCAATACATACTGTCGGGTAATAGTTGTCGGTTTTTCTGGCCAGACATTAGTCAAATGTAGTTGGTGGAATATTCTGCTTGGAGGTGTTTTGCATTGGGGAAAATATGGATTAGGTGTGTGTAGCATGTGAGTATGCCACCGACGAGATGGGTGACGCAAAACGGCAAAAGTAATACtccatatatagttatatagtatatagtatTTTACCACAAGAAGAGATGTGACCAAAAGTCCAAAATTGAAGTGGACCTACTTGCCCTACTGGCTGCTGcctttgtattatatatttatattcatgtcGTTTTGCTATACCGCCTTGCATTATTGAGAGCCACCACACAAAGAGCACACTTTGAAAACTCACCATCATTGCTCACCGATTTCACATTAGAATGATTTACTCAACGCTCTCCAGCAATGACGGCATGTTTTCCTTGTCATCGGATCTATATAAAAATCTTATATGtttacatataaatttttttatcaagTTCTGTTTCGTATAAAgtaattaagttgatttataattttatattgatttaCCTGATTATGCTAGATGATGCAGGATTTGGTGCAATGACAGTAATTGATGCATAAATAAAGGTTGGCTACAATAATTCAGTTTCAGCCTCAATCCTATAATCCAACTTGCATGACGGCTAATTAGTGATGACAGCTATACTGGGGCAACCTATGTTTGCAAAACAGACATAGTAAAGTAGCTGCTGCTTTCtgttttactattatttttataaccTAAATTTTCAGTCTTTGtctaattatattaagaaaaattatatatgtactatGGTTATATCTCAAATAAATATTtccttttagtatattaaatgttaatttttaatgtattaaaaatttattattaagtagtatattaaataataaattttcaatacacagaaaataattttaaaaaaatcaatatttaatgtattaaaaataaaatttctatatactaaaaataaaccttGTATATGTTATTAATTCTCATTGTAAGGTGAATTATGGTCCGTGATATAATGATTGCAACCCCAAACCAAATCAAATTAGTGGATCTCACCTCTATCACTCTATGTGAGGGGGTTCGACCCCACATTCTTAGTTTAAACGCTAAACCTGGGGACCCCTTACCTCCTACACTATGAAGAGTGTTAGAGAATGTAAATTGCGGGATGTGTTTCAGCGAAATAAGTTTTGAGTGCTTGCCCTCATTGAAGATTCAAACGGGTATTTGTTGGGTCACTACACTCACAGTTAACCTTTTGAGAACTATGAGGGCGGTTGGATCCCACCCTCTCGTTAGAAGAGTTATAGGTGCAACTACTTAACTACTAGATCATAGGTGCAGCTACTTAACTACCAGAGAACTTAAATGGTAATTACTAGGCCAAATTCTGCACTCCAATAAGCCTTCCTAGCTAGGACCAAATGACATGCACCAGAAGATCTTTAAAAATAAGGGAACACCAGAAGAGCTTAATCATGGGATTAAGACAAGGGGAGAAAGGAATAAAACATACTTGTAATGAGTGGGGGAGACTCCTTGGAAAAACAGCCTGGTTCTGCTTCTATCAACATTAGAATCAACCCAGCTGGCCCATGTTCTCAGACCCTTTTCAAGAGCACCCAACCTATCCATATCTTGGTACAACTTCCCTTCTGATTCCATGTAGTCCCACCTGCATATGCATCAAC contains these protein-coding regions:
- the LOC116016555 gene encoding asparagine synthetase [glutamine-hydrolyzing]; this encodes MCGILAVLGCSDDSQRKRVRVLELSRRLKHRGPDWSGLFQHGDFYLAHQRLAIIDPASGDQPLFNEDKKIIVTVNGEIYNHEELRKSLPNHKFFTGSDCDVIAHLYEEHGENFVDMLDGMFSFVLLDTRDNSFLVARDAIGITSLYIGWGLDGSVWVSSELKGLHDDCEHFVAFPPGHLYSSKSGGLRRWYNPPWFSEAIPSAPYEPLVLRRALENAVIKRLMTDVPFGVLLSGGLDSSLVASITARYLAGTKAAKQWGAQLHSFCVGLEGSPDLKAGREVADYLGTVHHEFHFTVQDGIDAIEDVIYHVETYDVTTIRASTPMFLMSRKIKSLGVKMVISGEGSDEVFGGYLYFHKAPNKDEFHRETCRKIKALHQYDCLRANKSTSAWGLEARVPFLDKEFINVAMNIDPEWKMIKPEEGRMEKWILRRAFDDEEHPYLPKHILYRQKEQFSDGVGYSWIDGLKAHAEEHVTDKMMLNAAHIFPHNTPTSKEGYYYRMIFERFFPQNPASLTVPGGASVACSTAKAVEWDASWSKNLDPSGRAAIGVHNSAYENQRAANGNLATTKIIDNVPRMMEVAAAPELTIWS